Within Ictalurus furcatus strain D&B chromosome 3, Billie_1.0, whole genome shotgun sequence, the genomic segment TATGAAATGTTAGAAGCACCAATGCcattcagaataaaaataaaaataaaaaaatgcatagaCAAAGTATATAGAAACTCTTATGGTTTCTTCATGTTCTTTCTCCAATGATCTAGTTTGTGAGTTTTGCGTCCCTTGTACACTTAGTTTTGATTCTGTTCCAAGTTTATAATGTTCAAGACattaagtgtttttcttttaggCAGAAAGTAAAGGAGCTCATACTGGATGCTGCTCTTTGAAATACTCTTTATTAGGAGGTTGACCGATGGTGGATTTTACAGACACTGATAACTAAGCAGGGCGATTCGTACCTGCCGATAAcggattaatcaaccgatagtttttaaaatcgataccgaatgaaaacacaaaaataaacagtactgaccctaccatgaaaatataattcaaataaatatagaaatattaatatacattaccttttaataaatattaaagtaaagaaaagatatacatccaaaccgAGCCACAAAGTAACACGCCAAATGACAAATGAAAACAGAGACGTccaaaaggaataaaaatgtaaaaaaaaaaaaaacttcaaataacacaacaaaatttcaAATTGTCAGGGATAAAATtgatttcgcctctagaggccgcttttgtactttttaacgACAGCGGACACTTCTCAGCGGCTCCCGCAACCGGGGAAAACTACCAGATTAATCGGTCAACCTCTACTCTACACCACAGCATTCttaatacatgtatgtatacgtatatgtatatTAATGCCCTTATTCTAATACGTGACCGTTTCTATAATAAAAgttaattcacagggacttgcatacATAATTTAAGCCCAAAAATAagcagactgaaaaaaaaaaaaaacacggaatGTGTAATGAAACAAAGATGCATAAATGTTGCTATAGTAAATATATCTataagaagacatttatttaacatttatgaaaaggAGTGCGGTCAGCAAGTTTTCCATGACgaggaagtcttcaggacagaagattCTCTGCACTTTTTGTGAAGAATTGTAAACGTTTCAAAGAAATTAGTCGTTTATTAATAAACTGAAACATGtagttgctgtggtatgaaaggaataaacacagagctgttataggaaaatgatcgaCTTGATGGTAGCAGTAAGTCTGCTTCACATCGTGCTGAATCACATCACATGACCTTTGGTGTTATATTCCTTACGTGCATGAGGTCAGTGTTTTCCCAAAATTGTCATCAAAACACTGAATACTGAACACTGAAGATGTTTGGTGctgagaattttatttatttattttttaaactgtgaaaTAATGGATGCAAAGCctacgcacacactcacatacacattcagcTTAGCTAATATATATAGGAATGTTTTTAAGAGGTCGGAGAAAACCGGAGAACAGAGGCAGAACTATCGAACCGGCGACCCTGAAGCACTGCGGCGCCTTTCATCTGTTGTAAGgattttcagatttattttaccTGCTGTCTTTATCCCAGAGCAACAGGCGCATGTGGTTGATGATGGATGGCTGGCCCAAGCGGATCTGGATCCCTGCGCTGCGTCCGTCGTCCTCTATCGGGTGTCTGGTGAAGCCGTGGTCCAGGTCGTAGTTCTGAGTGTCTCCGTCCAGCAGAGCCGACTTCAGCTCGCCTTTCACTACCACGGCTCCATGCTTCATAGTGGCTATGTTCTCTTCTGGGactacatgcacacacgcaaCAATCAACTtacaaacaccaccattaagGCATCCAAATTTTATAACATATGATCATTGACAGAGGTCGATTGATAACCGATTACTGGAGCTATCATTTATCAGCAAAGCTCCACCACCGGTAGTTTTTCCGGGGTGTGGGCGCGGCTGAGAAGGGTTCGCTGTCGTTAtgcagtacgagagcggcctctagaggcgaaataaaaactatcactgaccaattttgttgtgttattttctttattcattttggatgtctctgcttttatttgttatttgaaatgttacgttttggttcagtttggatcttttatttactttcatatttattaatagttaataatattaatattacatatttatttcactttaaaaagtacagtatattttcatgGTACGGTCagtatttcttatttttgtaaTCAAGTTCTGCAATATTTTACtctgagtgttatgttttcattcagtatcaatttgaatcattttccGTTGAcgaatcggttatcggcaggtacagtcggtcgacctctaatcaTCAATACCACAAGagtttaaacatacagtatacctTCCCATGTTCAAATGTTCAAACATCCACGACCTCAAAAGTGCCTGGACAGATCTCGCTTGTTATCTGATTTTAACAGCGTCTAAGATAACAACTGTTTGCCTTGAAACAATACACCGGTACCACAGTTTATTGCATTAAACAACcgtataaaaaataattaacaaaatgtCTATAAGCATAGAGATGAACCATTCATTCATAATCCTCAACAGAGTCCAAAAACGTCTTACAACTTAGAAGCAGGCTCTTGAAAGACAAGACGTGTAAGATTAAAGAAGTGTGTAGATTTATAAATAGGCACGATCTTGAGCCTGAGGGTAAAGAAAGTCAAGAACAAAGATGAAGGCAGAGAGCAGTGTATGTTTTGGTAATTGAgctctatttgtttttttatgagtaCACTCTGAGATGAATTGTTACAGTCATGTTTTTTCTCTATCCTTCAGCCCTCCTAAAGGGCATATAACAAACTTCCCTGACAAGTCAACAAGAGTTTAAATAACAGTCTGGCTAAAAACATAATAATCACAAACACCTCAAACGCGAAGCATAAACATCACGAGTTCGAAACTTGACCATGCTGAAGCCTTCTGTAACCGGGACCCAatgcaatatatacatatatatacacacacacacacacacacacacttgacacaaaactataattgtgccaacatattcatttctttcattagaaaactaacattttatttacaaaaaaacggAGGACAAGGAGTGAAATATTCGGAAAAGCAGCCAGTGTGTATctagcgtaggtgggaactgttatcaataataatactatttaaaaagcatctcagggagattcctcaagaaatcgggtgagaaaatgccaagaatacatttctggaaattctaggcaaaaagggcgtctactttgaagatgctaaaatactaaaaaatttttttttttttttttttttttttttttttttaagtacaacataattcccatagttccattccagttttgatgactttattattattataaaatgtggaaaaataaaaataaagaatgagtgtgtctaaacttttgaccagtagtgtgtgtgtaaaatatatattatatatatatatatatatatatatatatataaacgtttGAAATTGATTCTGCAAGTGATTCTAGCTTCAGGAGGGTGTTGCAAACTGTTGTTTCTGAGGCATTTTCCCCTCACTTTCTAGACGTATATAGCACTCATACTTTTCAGAAAGTGTATTAGAgagactgaagaagaaaaaatatatatattacagcaagCGTGTGATGATTTCGATGCTAATCGGGCTGATCcattacaaaacaaatcaaaagcaAGCTTCAGGAACTAAACAAGCCTTATGGCTGATTGACTACGTCGGTACCCATATAATCTTGTCTGAACTACTGCTTTAAGAACCGACGGATATTCCCTCAAAAACTCGTTCTGGATGGTGCACCAGGAAGTCAATACACTGCGAAATTGTGTGTATTCCATCAAACTGACAACAAAAAGGTTACAAACAATAAACACGGCAGTTCATACGAGTACAAGTGAAGTGAAACCGAGCGTTGTGTTCGAGTAAATAAACACTAACTGAGCATGCCACGGTAGTTGAGCTCCATGTCCCTCCTCTCCGAGCGGGTCTGGATGGCGTCGAGCAGCTCATCGGCACTCAGGAGGCCAGAGGGTCGGACCACGTTGAGCATTTCGGACAGGCTCATCAGGGGCAGCCGCACGGCTGACATCACCTCGCGTGCACCGGGGTCCTCGCTGTTCTGTTTGCACCAGCGACACAGGGCCTGgaagatctctctctcactcgctgcGAACGAGTCTCTCTGCACTACGGTCAGCAGGGCCGACTGAAAGAGAGCAAAGATAACGGACACGCAAAGTCAGAGTGTCAAAAGTAGCGTGTGTACATTCATATGCTACAACTTCTACCTATTAATCCCCGGAGTTCTGCCTAGCTTAGCACCAGTTATCATAAAGAGTCTATTGCATGGActgcatttgcatatttgaaACTGATTGggtcttatactgtatatgacgcAATAACACTTGCAGGTCACATGATCAATACCAACAAATTACCCGCTTCTGAGATAAAAATGcgccaaaaaaaatctgattttcaGCATCAGTGTTTCATTTTGACAAAATGATTTAATCAGCAAACATGCTTTTATAAAAATTTCAGGTGCagttaataaatatgaaaacataCCATATAACCAAGTAAAACAGTGCTGAGTTGGAAAAAACGGAAATGAGCGAGcgaaatgaaaagagagacaaacgacacaaagagaaaaacaaaaacaaacaggaggAAAACATAAACCCCAAAAAAAGTTaaaccaatttttaaaacaaactgtAATCAAACCGTTTGATTTAAATAACAGTTCTGttcttttattatattgtatttaagTTTTTTCCCTACATTTGTAcgatatattaaatgttttcatatttttattcatgatttttttttttcagttgtcaTTTACTTCTTTTACATATGGTAAAAGAGTTTCAGCCTCATATTTTATCcttcatttttgtttataccacagaatgtaatattttaaaatactactgctaataataataattattattttacatcgcttttacatattttaatactgggctaaaataaatgtataaaaggtGCCacaataatgttgtattatcaTAGATTTGTAATTCAAATCTTATTTGTTATgcctaatagtaataataataataataaaaataataataataatagtaacaatcATAACAAATCTAATAACAATGGTAACAATAAGTATAACaatcataataaatataataatcttAAATCAaataatcattatcatcataaatctaataataataataataatagtagtagtaataaacctaataataaatatactaagaagaaaaaggagaaatataataaatctaataataatacatttaataatcatcataataaagtttataataataacaacaacatgaaTGCAGTGAAAGAAATTTAGATAATTAAtccaattttattattattattactactactattattattattattactagaagtagttgtagtagtaaaaTCTGCATGCAATGTACAGCGTGTCTCCTCTTCGCTCACCTTGGAGAGTGCGAGAAAGCCGTCGGACTTGAGCACCTCCACAGCGTGCCGGTCCATGTAGGAACAGCATGCCTCGGCCAGGCTGCTCAGGTGGTACAGACTGGCCACGTCGAAGATCAAACTTACGTTCTGTGCGTTGAGCAGCGTGCGCAGGTAGTCACAGGTGGAGGCCTCTAGTGGCTGGAGACCATAGCGGTGCGCCAAGCCCAGGAAGTCCAGCAGTGTTTCCTCTTTGGCTTCGCTCAGGTTGGCTCTGCCTGTGTACAGATAGCGCAGGAGCATGGAGAACGCTTCCgctcgagtgtcctgcaaaCGGACCTCGGCTTGCGGCTGAGACTCCCGCATCCCACCGTACAGCAGAGCTCTGACGAAGGAGTAACAGAGGAAGAAAATGAGGGTATGATATGAAGCTTGAGTTGCAAGCTGACCAGGTGGTGTTTACAACATAAACGATCCTCAAACATGTTACAATAATACATATATAGTAATACATGTTGTGTAGGTTTCAATTCATAAGGTGTAGGGCACGGCATCGTTCATTACATTTGCCTTGGGACAAATTCTCACAGAAGaaacactataaaaaaaaaagtgactggAGTGTGAAATATCACCTGAAGTACTGACAGCGAGCAGCCAGGATGACTCTGTGAGCAGGAAACCGCTTCTCCTCCACCAGAAACGTGACGTCGCTGTATTCCTCGGCGGGCACCAACGCTGCCAGCTGCTCGGAGAGAAGGTGCATGTGGTCAACCTCAGCTGCCGAGCCCAGCGGGCGCAGAGGGTGACTGTCGCTCATGGCTGCCACTTTACATCTGTgaaaatttgacattaagcaGGCTGGTATGTAGAATAATCAAGCAGAGGAAATTATCCACACCTGGGCTATGTTATATAATCTTGAGCAGGAAGCAGACAAACGTGGTTTATAACATATGATCACTGATATATGGACATCACGTCATGAATTCATATACAAGTTTTGTTTATCGTTCTTCCTTTGGAATATCAGTATCATCATAAGGGTGGTTAtactgagctcgggttactgtctgtgcagagtttcacatTTTCGTTCCCACgggttcctccgggttctccggtctGCCGGTAAGTTGACTGGCAATGCTAAACCGCCCATAAGTGTCAAAGCGTGTGTGATGGACTgccatcccattcagggtgtacaTTCCCGACCAGTGTTCTCCAGAACCACCGACCAGGATAAAGtccttactgaagataaataaattaatgaatgaagcTGTATCAAGTCTGCATGACGGTAATATCATGCAGAAACAAGCGAGTTTCGCTAGCTAACACAGAAGTGATCTATTCCCTGGATCCACTGACCACAACCAGCAAACAGGTGAGCAAACGCTGGTCAAACTGTCTTACGTTAACGATATTCTTTATTTGAAGGCATAACATTGGATTTCTTCAGTTCCTTATTAGCTACCAttcattaagtaaggaatataaCTACAGACCGTGGTGttatacaaaaaataatgcatgctgGGggcgtgtgtgcgtatgtgtgtttGAGATGAGGCACAACATGCAGAGGAGCGCTGCTAACGAGACCCCACCCAACCCCCACCGCCCTCAAAGTGAATTACTTTCGTATACCGGCAAGATCTGGAGTGTGTTTACACCACGGCAATTTGTCAACTACAGCGATGTTTAACGTATTAATGAACGACACGTCACGCGTTTTAACGATCTAAAGTGagatttaatgttttggaacgtccAAGGGACAAGTCAGTTCTTGGTTATCATCTACGTTACAGCTGCGACAAACAGTCGTTCTTCTCTCGGtctcaaaaacacatttttcctAAAACCAGAAGGCGTAAACTCATCTGTCCTGGAGACTTTCCCGTTAGGAAGTAGACAGTAATAAACAGtcctgactgtaccatgaaaatgtactgtactttttaaatgcaataaaaatataaatattaatatattagctattaataaatattaaaatcaaataaaagatataaatcCAAACTGAACCACAAAGTAACATTccaaaattacaaataaaaataaaggcgtccaaaatgaataacaataaataaaaaattttttaaaaaaaacaaaaaaaaaccacttcaagtaacaacaaaatttgtcagtgatagtttttatttcgcctctagaggccgctctcgtactgtataagcCGCTCCTGCAACCGACataaccgggaaaaactatcggtgtggatttttttttttttttttttttccacagataaCCGGCAGTTTCAGTAATCGGCTATCAGTTCCGATTCACAGGCAAAACCgttcaatcggtcgacctctattAACCTGGCCACCCCCACTGTAAAAGGCCTGCCCACATCCCTGTACAGAACGGTGGATCTAATTTCTTTCTAGCTCAGACCGCTCTGTACACAGTATGAGCAGATTCGGTGTTCAACTATAAAAAAAAGCGATTTTAAAGTGTGACCTGGCAACCTTTAAAACCGAAACAAGCGCAATCCTACGATCCCGAATTCCAACAGAATGGCCGACGATAATCATATCTTTAACAAATCCACCTCTAATTGGACAATTAAGCTTCAGAGAACAAAAATCCAAACGCAtcttattgtaaaaaaaaaaataaaaataataaaaataaaaaagcagagaTACAACgatttttttccacacaccCGCATTTCGATTTCAGGCGACCgatagtagcctatagcatTCTTGCTTTTATTTGACAGCGAGCAGTGAGTACTAACACCAGCCAATCATTGTGCAGGAGGTGGGACTTGTCAGAATACAGGTAGGGAAAAATAACGCGATTCACCGCGTAGCTAGGAGCTAGGTTACGTTACGTGTTTCTttctgtattaaaataaaaagatcctcgctggcaaaaaagaaaagccCAGATAAGATGTTTGAAATCAATTCAACCTGTTTACTGAAGTTTAGTTTAGCATTTATTTCAGCTCCTTTTAGCACAGCTATCTATATTATCCAGCGCTAAAGATGTAAATAAATCGCCGCACTTACCAAACAGGACACCAAACTCAGTGCTTTGTTTAACAACAGCTGTGTGAAAATCACAAATTTTCAATACAGATGATCAAATGCTAGCTCTCATGAAGAACAGGTTCATTATACAATATTTTGCTGCGCCGAACAGGATGTTTTCAGAGAAAGGTCgctgctgcttctgcttcttcttcttcttcttgtactGTTTATTGGCGGTTGGCAGCTTttggtgcattaccgccacctactgaaCTGAAGTGTTGTGCGTCAATGCttaagggggggaaaaacagagaaaaacatataataataattattattattattatataaatataataagagCTAATATTTGTTACACTTTAACAGCAAACCTAAATAAAAGAGTACACCTGCATgtgtatttctgtttattaataataagaatgaataataacaacaacaacaataagaagatgaagaattatataaatataataagagTTCAAATTTGTTACACTCTAAGAGCAAACTCATCTACAATCACACAAAGAGAAATTTGTTTGTAacttcacaaaaaaattataaatagaaagaaaaataaatgaaaaaaaaaaactagcagtGGTATAACTTTGccattcataaataaacatcatgaAGTTAGGTAAAGCGACCTAACAAGCTAATGCAGATGTACAGGTAACAGCTGTATAGTGCATTAACACACAGTGTAGTGGTCAAGTTGTCATGGTTTTAAATATATGTCATGGTTTTCCTAGTTATGGGTGGTTCACACTGTATAGACAGCGTCAGCAGACTCTTCTCGTTGGTCTCCACTGTGAGGTTAGACAGGTACTGCTTGACCTTGCGTGCCATTTGTGTGTCCTCGTACAGCTTCTTATGCCTACGCGTCTGAATCACGTCCAGGATATCTGCATTGGCACTGCCCTGGCTCagacacctacacacatacacacacacaggagtgaGTACGGCTGGGGGGTAGGGGGGATTTAGTCCACAGTGCTCTCAGACATGCAGGAAGTTACATTCTTTGCATCCGTAGAACATTCCATGCGTTCTATCTCATCTCAGCCAATCAGGCGAAAGGGAAGAGAAAagcaagggttttttttaactgtatacTGAGGTTTAACGAGTCAGTCCTTAGACGAAACATTATAAAGACCATTGTCTTTTTCAAGCTAATTTGTCCTTCGGTGAAGTGCAGCCTAAAGTGAGGACAGGACCGGACACATCTTCGTGACTCAGGTTTGAACAAACACTCACCTGGTGCGGAACGTCAGCTCCACGTCCACGTTGACGGCTGCCATCCGACCCACGTGTCTGATCTCTTTAGCGATCATACGTAGCTTCTCAAGGTTCACCAGGCCATCCACCATAGAATCGTTGCCTAAAGAGAGGTGAGAGGTTTTCAAGCTCAAGCCATACTGGTTCCATCAAGcaatgtgaaacaggaagttgtatTATGAAAAAGCTTGCAGGTgcatttttactttaatattggGATTGATACTAGTTTACTTGGATGAAACTTAGAATTAGGTctaaaacatttataataagAGTGTCCCTGAGTGAGAGAATTGCACATCTGCTAATAAAATCCCTCCTGTCGTACCGTCATGGAGGAAGGTGAGGTCTTTTATGAAAATTGGGAAAAGAGGGATGATTGGCAGCTGCATGTTCTG encodes:
- the btbd9 gene encoding BTB/POZ domain-containing protein 9 isoform X2, translated to MSDSHPLRPLGSAAEVDHMHLLSEQLAALVPAEEYSDVTFLVEEKRFPAHRVILAARCQYFRALLYGGMRESQPQAEVRLQDTRAEAFSMLLRYLYTGRANLSEAKEETLLDFLGLAHRYGLQPLEASTCDYLRTLLNAQNSALLTVVQRDSFAASEREIFQALCRWCKQNSEDPGAREVMSAVRLPLMSLSEMLNVVRPSGLLSADELLDAIQTRSERRDMELNYRGMLIPEENIATMKHGAVVVKGELKSALLDGDTQNYDLDHGFTRHPIEDDGRSAGIQIRLGQPSIINHMRLLLWDKDSRSYSYYIEVSMDELDWVRVVDHSKFLCRSWQNLYFQARVCRFIRVVGTHNTVNKVFHLVALECMYTQHPFILENGLLVPSENVATVQACASVVEGVSRCRNALLNGDTNHYDWDSGYTCHQLGSGAIVIQLAQPYLLGSLRLLLWDCDERSYSYYVEVSTNQQHWVRVVDRTRVACRSWQTLLFERQPASFIRIVGTHNTANEVFHCVHFECPAQLDTEVKEGTPGLEPPNKDHSTQHAQHSQLQGLTAERSTTSSLHT
- the btbd9 gene encoding BTB/POZ domain-containing protein 9 isoform X1, translated to MSDSHPLRPLGSAAEVDHMHLLSEQLAALVPAEEYSDVTFLVEEKRFPAHRVILAARCQYFRALLYGGMRESQPQAEVRLQDTRAEAFSMLLRYLYTGRANLSEAKEETLLDFLGLAHRYGLQPLEASTCDYLRTLLNAQNVSLIFDVASLYHLSSLAEACCSYMDRHAVEVLKSDGFLALSKSALLTVVQRDSFAASEREIFQALCRWCKQNSEDPGAREVMSAVRLPLMSLSEMLNVVRPSGLLSADELLDAIQTRSERRDMELNYRGMLIPEENIATMKHGAVVVKGELKSALLDGDTQNYDLDHGFTRHPIEDDGRSAGIQIRLGQPSIINHMRLLLWDKDSRSYSYYIEVSMDELDWVRVVDHSKFLCRSWQNLYFQARVCRFIRVVGTHNTVNKVFHLVALECMYTQHPFILENGLLVPSENVATVQACASVVEGVSRCRNALLNGDTNHYDWDSGYTCHQLGSGAIVIQLAQPYLLGSLRLLLWDCDERSYSYYVEVSTNQQHWVRVVDRTRVACRSWQTLLFERQPASFIRIVGTHNTANEVFHCVHFECPAQLDTEVKEGTPGLEPPNKDHSTQHAQHSQLQGLTAERSTTSSLHT